The stretch of DNA atcggcagtgccggttttgcgcgtttttaaGGAAAATCGTATGTTAAGAAGAAGgtgtttaacccgaaactcggggactggcagtgccggtttcacgctaagattttaagaaaagttttgcgctaagagctgcgctctcaccacaaaactcggggactgggaagatagacaagagagaaaccggcatgaaatcaaagaaaagataagaccaagctggaaacgaagaaaccgataaggattgagaaaagttagaaaaacgtaccatcaagttgttcgtggcatcataccacgcgctgtcgagctctttcacggcattgcggagccgcatgaagtgctcctcggacgacCGATCCCCGACCGGATCGGGAGCCGGTAGCCTATCCTTGCCCAAGCCGAGGGTCGCCGGGgttatgtccgcggcgttccacttctgggcatagGGCAGAAGGTGCCCCAAGTCTCGGCCTTGACGCTTGAACTCCGTaatgcggccaaggaggccggtgggcttcgcggcggcatctttggcggccttggcgacgtgcagcaccaagggctgccggCCGCCGGTGGAAGCgccggaggccgtcgccttccccttgacgagcttggaggtcttgggcggcgcagCGGCAGAAGTGGCCCCGAGGgctttggcgcgaggagcacctggcggcggcatcaggAGGGAGCGTGGAGACGGAGGAGCGCTGGGTGCATCACCCATTTTagaaccttccggcgcggaagattccggcgcggaagttgttgttttttcaaggacgggaggagctcgaggctccgcccgcccggcagtttcttcttcgccggcgccgatgttgctggcgccggtgtcttgggtttctggagggaaggaagaatcctcctccgtgcggtgatctgacggtgaaggggccgcacgcccgactttgttgtgcccccgaaagggaggcagagatgttgccggcaccaggaggtgccgggcttgagtgaggaggaggggttgaagtccttgtagaatcttcagagcccgatggccttgggccaagcttgagcgcagggctgagaaaaagaaagaaaaacggtTGGAAAAgggaaaccggaaaaagaacttgacgAAGAGAAGGCCAACCGAAAAATaagtaacttacccggaagaggtcgGCATCGCTTTGCGcgcgtagcgacgcatgcccacctgcttctcccccaggggctcggtccggaagcgcttggagggaggggctcggctgccgccggcatcagatgccggctgcttcttcttttggccctgggccatgagcttgtccacaaactcggagccggcctcggcgcgcaggggcggcacgcgctcatggatctatgaacAAGATTTGGCTAAGAAGCAGTTCGCAGGAAAGCGATAGCGGAAAGGTAAAAGaagccggaaaagaaaatacctcaagcgtgaccaaatcgtcagcggacccggttggcttcggcggagaccggccaaggcgcgctgccggggtcttgcccatcttcaagtctttccagaagacgtaaggatccgggtcgaaggagtcgagggcgcggggctggcaaggtccacgtcgctctgcttcgatgagggggaagcggtccttggcctgaaacaggaAAAAGCAAGATTAGCAAGAACAAAAAGCTACCGGCCAAGAGCAGCCCCAGCCGcacaatcccttacttcttgggtcggaggattatCAGTGCTGAGAGGAAGGAGGCCCCACGCCCAGTCAGATGGCATAGCAGCTCGGCAGAtccgcttagccttgcgaacgacaTCCCTTTTGCTAAGCGGACGAcccgtgatcttggtgggatcgcccgggccgtacatctcgctcatcctatgcatgCGGCGttgcagaggaagcacccggcgcgaaataaacgtgcggatgatatcatccgagcagatgttggtctccttcttcaaggaGGCCAAGAAGCgcaccacccggctggtttcgaCATGATCGCTTATCGGGTTGTAGCCCCGCTTGGTCCTGCTAGGAGGCCCCGCTTGAaaaggaggaagatcgatgaggttggcacggccgctgttcttcacgtagaagaaagtcccttgccacaaccggcaagattcaaggccggaaaacttaagaaAAGGGCTCCCTTGCCGGGAGCCAACTATGCAAGAACCGCACTccacgggcggcttgggcttggggatatccttgccccgaacggaattaatccgaagagcaaagaagcgggcaaacgtctcacgagtgggacgaatgccgatataagcctccataaaggtggcgtagcaagagaggtagaagatggcgttgccaggaaggtggtgaggttggagtttataaaaatctaaaaaggagcggaaaaagggagaggcaggaaggccgaagccacgctcaaagtgagctagaAAGACAACGTATTCGTCATCTTcgggatccggttcgatttcgtcatccggaatccggcaagaaactccttccggaatccgtcgagaccggtataaccaatctaTTTCAAATTGGGTGacactggaacccatccaggctccgcgggtgattggggaaggctcctcgccggaagattggctggagctgctggaggttgcgctaccggaagcttggctaaagctaccggattctagggggccaccggactcttggtggctaccggattctTGCCGATTGCCGGAGTCGGTTTCCATCGGATCAGAGGCCGTAGATTCGCCGGGAGagggtctacggcgcttgagagaaaggggagaagaagatgcagaggtgGACTCTTCGCCAGACATTGCGAAGAGAAGCGAAAAAACAAGAATCccagacttggaccccgcgtgaagatctacgagtaagaagaaaaccaaggaaaaagaggaaataagaacaccaaacacccaagatctggaaagcaaccagaggacaagtgaagcaagattggtacctaccttaagcggcggagtcgctgaAGGAGTCGTTGGCTGGCGGCGGAGTGGACCTGcggccgccggagagcaccgTCGGTGGCGAGGCGGAAAAGCTCGCGAAGAAACGCGAATGCAGCGGACACGACAgagttgctgccgaagatctccgcacGGCGAAGTCCAACGGGGGCGCGGCGTGAGCTCGCCGGGCGCCGAAGCTTGAACGAGCGACGGCGAACGGAGAACGGTGGTGGCGCAAAGGCTtggagctctgtgcgcgaaggaggagaatgcgaagaagatgaagaggaacgggcAGTTGCGTTTATATAGGAGAAAGAAAGTGGGCAGGGAACCGCTggaccgcggcggttcgcctcgcggcccacgacggttcgcgccttgggctgccacgtggcgagggagtacacgcgaagaaacacggagccacacggaggcgcacacgggatcgcgaagaggtagtgggatcagctgcggtgcattaaatgagcgcgcgggagtcgaagggaagtgacccctgacactggcgcgtcgaccacgcgtgcgcatgtctctgtcaggcgcggggcccgagatattctcgacttcgccgaggaagcaataAAGACACATCAAACCGGACAATAGAGATGCCGGAACGAGCTttgcaaagagaagaaaaagaacaagggtaaaggtgccggaactaggCTCATGACATGAGTACTTAAACCGGTATCCGAGGAAAATGAGAACTCGGCATGGCccgtaggatagaatcctccgggctataccagcttcggggactaatgttgggggaataaccccggtatgccaaaggcatgccaaaccggatggctcgtgccatcaagataccggtttaatgtttataccggagctcgaggtcaagagtttagctaagcggagctaagccggtatccccaaaagGGGTATACCgaatccggtaaagaagataccggaaaggagagcctcgtcggcaggaccggtcaaagattctctccgcagctagaagacaagatgagctaagcaaagtgacttttgacgaagggccgacgataaagagaagggtgacggtcaaagaaaccggaggacgtcagcgcccctgattaaagaggactccggtgtcatctatgattaaagtagctttgtaaagtagtttgtctagtcaaagatgccattagggtttcttcctgtgtaagccaccctctcccctatataaggagagggggcagccctctataCGGGCGCGATCCACAAGAGAACGAGAAGGACGCaacgagaccatagagagatccgtgtactgagaaacttgtaaccatgttgagttcaataaagctagcgatctagtaaggagttcttcctcttgtctctcttcttgcataccggcctttggttgtgttcttgaggaaagcatccggaagttcttcccatctaatcgcaaaccctcccccgaatcctcatacgtccattcggccccaacttaagccatcctatggcatctgtctgttcaccacgacgacaatgttaattttatacaaacaattttttttctttgaaatGTAGGGAAGGTTGTAGAGGAGATCAATGTCTAGTTACTTTGGTATTTTTTGATTAAAGAACAATTATGGagtagttgttttcctttttgtcTTGCTTTTTCAATTGTTTTATGATGCTTTTATGATTTCGTCAAAGGTACTACTCCGTATGTGCTACTTCGCGAGCAACGGGTTTCCAAAGATTGAGTCCATTTAGAGTTCTTTCGGCCGCTCAGAACAATTCCCCTTCTCTTCCGCCGTTCTTGTTCCACTCCACGGAAAGGACGCGCCGCTCAAAACTCGTCGCAGCGCtcccggcggcggccatggacacCCGGATGTCTAACTTCGCGCTCCAGATGGCGCTCAACTTGGTCCGCAACGACGACGAGCTGGGACCTCTCTTCGCCAGCTTGTGCTCCCCGGAGTTTCCGGCGGCGACCATGGAGACCCTAGTTCTCAAGTTGGGGGACCAGTTACTGCGCCACTGGCGTGAACCAGGCGGGATCGACGGCGTCGTCGCCCGCTTCGTCTTCCCCACCCACTACACCATCCCCGACCCACCCGTCTCCGCCGACGCTCGCCTCGGCGCCCTCCTCccccacgacgccgtcgaccgccTCAGCCGCCTCCCGGACGCGTTCCTCGGCAACATCGTCTCCCGCCTCCCCGTGAAGGACGCCGCGCGCACCGCCGCGCTCTCCCGCCGCTGGCGCCCAGTCTGGCGCTCCACCCCGCTCGTCCTCCTCGACGCCGACCTCTCCTTCGCCACCTCCGCCGTGTCCTGCGTCCTCGCCACGCACCCAGGCCCCTTCCGCTGCGTCCACATCAGGAGCTTCTACACGGACGAGTTCACTGGCCTGCTCACGGGCTGGCTCCGTATCCTCGCCGCCAAGGGCATCCAGGAACTCGTGCTCCTCAACTCCcggtggccacacgccatcgatcTCCCCTCCACCTTCTTAGACATGGTCTCCCTCACCCGCCTCTACCTCGGCCTCTGGAAGTTCCCCGACACGGCTGACCTCCCGCGCACCTCCCTTTTCCCCAACCTCCGTGAGCTCGGCCTCTGCACCGTCCTCATGGAGACCAAAGATTTGGACTTCATCCTCGACAGAAGCCCCGTGCTCCAGACGCTCTGTGTCGAAGGGGATTTCTTCCAGCTTCGCCTCCGCCTTGTCAGCCAAAGCCTCCGGTGCGTGCAGATCATTGGGTCATTTCAAGAAATCTTCGTCGTGGACGCCCCATGCCTTGAGCGGCTCATCATCCATTCGGAAGGTAACAAAGGTTGTACCCCTGATGGCGCTTGTAGCAAGGTCAAGATTGGTCGTGCCCCCAAGCTGCACTTGTTGGGTTACTTGGAGTTGGACCCAGGAAATCACGTGCTGAAGGTCGGCAACACCATCATCAAGGTGCCCCCTTTTGTTCAATGTATTCTTGATCGATCAATGTAAATCTGTGATCTTTATTCTCTTCTTAATTGGGCGCGGCGCATTGTGATCGCAACTGCAGGCTGGGACAAAGGTGAGCCCAAGAACCATGGTACCAAGTGTGAGAATCCTGGCATTCGAGGTGCGTTTTGGGGTCCGCAATGATGCCAAGATGGTTCCCAGCATCCTCAGATGCTTTCCAAATGTTGAGACGCTCCACATCAAGGTGAAGACCCTGATGCTTCTTTTACCATTCATTTGCATCATTATATTTTTATGCTGTACATCAGATTGCTAGTTGCTGCCGATGGCTAATGAACTGAATGTGCATTGGTTCGATCCAATTTTCAGTCTGGAGAAACGCATCAATCCACTGGCAAGCTCAACATGAAATTCTGGCATGAGTCTGGTACCATAGAATGCATCCGATCACGCGTCAAGCGCCTTTTTTTCCATGGTTTCCGAGGGGGCCGAAGTGAGCTTGCCTTCCTCAAATTTTTCTTTGAGAGCGCGTTGGTGCTGAAGGAGGTGGTGATTCTGTTGGCTCCTGGTTTCACTTCGATAGAGGAGGTGCATTCCAGAATTGCAAGTCTGGGGTCCACGAAACGGGCCAGTGAAGCCTCCTCAGTGCTGGTCACTGGCAGTTCTGATACTCAAGGAGATTACATTCAGAGCTTCAAGAGAGGATCAGACTTTTCTATTCGTGACCCTTTTGAAGTCATAATAGATGCCAATGCATTTGATCATGCATAGTAAATTGCTCTGGAAGTTGTTAATGATCTGTTGCTCTGGTATGTGCATGCAAGAGTATTTGAATTTGTTTCAGTGTTTGAAGAGTAGCCCCGTCTCTTTGTTCTAGCATGATTACCTCAACTGTCCAAGTTAGTAGTACCATGTTGATGCACATGACTGCCATTCTGTTGCAGGTCATTGTTTTTTGGTTGGCAGTCAGGGACGGCTGTATGTCTGTATCTCTGTTCCATATGATTTGATAAGCTAACTGTTATCTGATTACAACAGTGTTACATTCCATGGTATTTGTTAAACATGTGAGGCTTCATGCTAGTGAGAATTAGTGATGTCCGAACTGATTGATGTTAATTTCTCTATTATATTACATGTAAAATTATTTCCAGCTGTCAGGAGATTGTGATAGTTGTGGATTGTCCGTTGTGTGTTCTGATTGATTTGCATAGATAAGCCAAGTCAACTATTGTTGCAGCTCTTTATGGTATATCTGGTTCTTCAGGTGTGAAATTTGAACCCTGACATGCAAAGCTAATTTGATTGTTTCGCATTTTCGCTATGCGATACGGTAGCTTGAGCAGTACTAGGAATGGTTGTCCGAATGACCAAACTACGGTGTCTAGCTTCCTTTAGTACCGTTCTTTACTATCAAAAGCGGGGTTCGTGATGGTGGTACCTACGTCatccattcccccccccccccctctgtaATGCAACAGCCAGTTCTTCAGATAATACGACTTTCATGTGTGTGTTTAGCCTAAAAACTTTCCCTGCAGGGATTGTCAATCCAGAGTACCATTGCTATGTGAAACAAACTCCTAGAATCGTGGGATGCCTCCTTGTTGATTTTCATGCCCCCGGTTAGAGAATGCGGAGGCACTGGCTGACATCGGAGAGCATAGACAGCGTGCTGTTAGTGACTTCGTAGGAGGGGGTCTGGGTTTGGTCGTGTATTCATCTTTGTGCCAGCATTATATATGGAATACATGAATGTGCTATAGATATCTGGTACACACGAGGAGTCGGGGACACAACCAGGTATGATCCTATCTTATCACTTCTCCTGCTCCTTGAGACTTGAGAGAAAATGCTTTTGCTTTGGTTGGGTGATCCTTTGGATGTAGGGTTTAGAATTTGTTCTACCATGTTTCCGCTTAATATGTGTATTGCATAAGCTTTGCCTACAATTAGGAGGATTTACTACGAGTTTACATAGGCAGTGTGAGATTTTAGCCCCTACAACTAAAAGCATTTTCATGCGGCTTACAAGTACATGATAACTCCAAAATGGCCAATATATGTTTTGTGGAGTAAAGTTATCTCCTATTGTTGCAAAAATTCACATAATTGTCCTTGTTGTGGTAATGACGTCTTCAAACTTTTCCTTGCTTGTCTGTACCCATCATTCAAGTGCATCTCTGTAGGTTCAGTGACTGCTTATTTACTTTTCTGGATAACTAATTCCATGATCTTTGCA from Lolium rigidum isolate FL_2022 unplaced genomic scaffold, APGP_CSIRO_Lrig_0.1 contig_61479_1, whole genome shotgun sequence encodes:
- the LOC124681931 gene encoding F-box/FBD/LRR-repeat protein At5g22660-like; its protein translation is MDTRMSNFALQMALNLVRNDDELGPLFASLCSPEFPAATMETLVLKLGDQLLRHWREPGGIDGVVARFVFPTHYTIPDPPVSADARLGALLPHDAVDRLSRLPDAFLGNIVSRLPVKDAARTAALSRRWRPVWRSTPLVLLDADLSFATSAVSCVLATHPGPFRCVHIRSFYTDEFTGLLTGWLRILAAKGIQELVLLNSRWPHAIDLPSTFLDMVSLTRLYLGLWKFPDTADLPRTSLFPNLRELGLCTVLMETKDLDFILDRSPVLQTLCVEGDFFQLRLRLVSQSLRCVQIIGSFQEIFVVDAPCLERLIIHSEGNKGCTPDGACSKVKIGRAPKLHLLGYLELDPGNHVLKVGNTIIKAGTKVSPRTMVPSVRILAFEVRFGVRNDAKMVPSILRCFPNVETLHIKSGETHQSTGKLNMKFWHESGTIECIRSRVKRLFFHGFRGGRSELAFLKFFFESALVLKEVVILLAPGFTSIEEVHSRIASLGSTKRASEASSVLVTGSSDTQGDYIQSFKRGSDFSIRDPFEVIIDANAFDHA